One window of the Streptomyces asoensis genome contains the following:
- a CDS encoding N-acetylmuramoyl-L-alanine amidase yields the protein MSYAGSNPGPFDPSDPFGPSRPRRSPLRRPLTVALAALVPGALLGWLAYEALGGTGSGGANGTGAGAAPSVLSSPADGAGSAGGDGKTGVGTGTASASAPAGSGATSLQGKVVVIDPGHNPTNYQHTADINRKVDIGTNRKECDTTGTSTNSGYSEAEFTLDVAHRLRTLLQEQGATVRLTQDGDRPYGPCVDERARIGNAAHADAVVSIHADGAGTGQRGFHVILPGAVHAGAADTRAIVAPSKDLGKLIAGDFTRATGTSPSNYVGDGTGLVTREDLGGLNLSTVPKVFIECGNMRDTKDAALLTSGAWRQKAAQGMSEGIVSFLHGS from the coding sequence GTGTCGTACGCAGGCTCGAACCCCGGTCCCTTCGATCCCTCCGATCCCTTCGGCCCCTCGCGGCCGCGCCGCTCGCCGCTGCGCCGCCCGCTGACCGTGGCGCTCGCCGCGCTCGTGCCCGGGGCGCTGCTGGGCTGGCTGGCGTACGAGGCGCTGGGCGGGACCGGAAGCGGCGGGGCGAACGGGACCGGGGCGGGGGCGGCGCCGAGTGTGCTGAGCTCCCCCGCGGACGGCGCGGGCAGTGCGGGCGGCGACGGGAAGACGGGTGTCGGTACGGGCACCGCCTCCGCCTCCGCCCCGGCCGGTTCCGGCGCAACCTCGCTCCAGGGCAAGGTCGTCGTCATCGACCCCGGCCACAACCCCACCAACTACCAGCACACCGCCGACATCAACCGCAAGGTGGACATCGGCACCAACCGGAAGGAGTGCGACACGACGGGTACGTCCACGAACTCCGGTTACAGCGAGGCGGAGTTCACGCTGGACGTGGCCCACCGGCTGCGCACGCTGCTCCAGGAGCAGGGCGCCACGGTGCGATTGACGCAGGACGGGGACCGGCCGTACGGCCCGTGTGTCGACGAGCGCGCCCGGATCGGGAACGCGGCGCACGCCGACGCGGTCGTCTCGATCCACGCCGACGGCGCCGGGACCGGGCAGCGCGGCTTCCATGTGATCCTGCCGGGCGCGGTGCACGCGGGTGCCGCCGACACCCGCGCCATCGTCGCCCCGTCGAAGGACCTCGGAAAGCTGATCGCGGGCGACTTCACCCGGGCGACGGGCACTTCGCCGTCCAACTACGTCGGCGACGGCACCGGTCTCGTCACGCGTGAGGACCTGGGCGGTCTCAATCTGTCAACGGTTCCCAAGGTGTTCATCGAGTGCGGCAACATGCGCGATACCAAGGACGCGGCGCTGCTGACCAGTGGCGCCTGGCGGCAGAAGGCGGCGCAAGGGATGTCTGAGGGAATCGTGAGTTTCCTGCACGGGTCGTGA
- a CDS encoding DUF5336 domain-containing protein encodes MNIRSLTRGDGVVIGAAVLLFIASFLDTFDGSGSDVPNAWDNLGLVMSMYLGGIIGAALIIVARALPQPRKVAGIDLGQFGVALTVFAAWTAFWTIIDPLGAFSDTFGSADVDTGSGLILGLIAALLLAAGAIATPLVPALQAALIPAPKPAAPQPYGAQPPAGYGYPGAPQPSAFGGPPQQGQPGQPPFGAQPGPAQPSGGDFSPFWFAVPVPRPLYAEDGAPMPIAELAPGTWYLAVEQGAQGLVAQTQDGRRGVLRDASGIQRG; translated from the coding sequence GTGAATATCCGCTCCCTCACTCGAGGCGACGGCGTGGTGATCGGAGCAGCGGTATTGCTGTTCATCGCGTCGTTCCTGGACACGTTCGACGGCTCCGGCAGTGACGTCCCGAACGCCTGGGACAACCTCGGCCTCGTAATGAGCATGTATCTCGGCGGAATCATCGGTGCCGCCCTGATCATCGTCGCCCGCGCGCTTCCGCAGCCGCGCAAGGTGGCCGGCATCGACCTGGGGCAGTTCGGTGTCGCGCTGACCGTCTTCGCCGCGTGGACGGCGTTCTGGACGATCATCGACCCGCTCGGCGCGTTCAGCGACACCTTCGGCAGCGCGGATGTCGACACCGGCTCCGGTCTCATCCTGGGCCTGATCGCCGCGCTGCTGCTGGCCGCCGGCGCGATCGCCACCCCGCTGGTGCCCGCCCTCCAGGCCGCCCTCATCCCGGCGCCCAAGCCGGCGGCCCCGCAGCCGTACGGCGCGCAGCCGCCCGCCGGTTACGGCTACCCGGGCGCGCCGCAGCCGTCGGCGTTCGGCGGTCCGCCGCAGCAGGGCCAGCCGGGCCAGCCGCCGTTCGGCGCCCAGCCGGGTCCGGCGCAGCCGTCGGGCGGGGACTTCTCCCCGTTCTGGTTCGCCGTGCCGGTGCCGCGTCCGCTGTACGCGGAGGACGGCGCACCGATGCCGATCGCCGAACTGGCGCCGGGCACCTGGTACCTCGCGGTCGAGCAGGGCGCCCAGGGTCTGGTCGCCCAGACCCAGGACGGCCGCCGCGGTGTCCTGCGGGACGCCTCCGGCATCCAGCGCGGCTGA
- a CDS encoding LLM class F420-dependent oxidoreductase: MRLGLALGYWGRGPSPDHVELAREAERLGYDSVWTAESWGSDAFTPLTWIAARTSTIELGTAVAQMAARSPTTTAMHALTLDHLSGGRMTLGLGLSGPQVVEGWYGRPFPKSPLTATREYVDVVRQVLRRRAPVELDGRFHSHPYRGPDATGLGRPLRSITHPLRPDLPVLLGAEGPRNVAQTIRIADGWLPLYWSPNRPDAYGPAVAELPEGFRVAPLAQARICDDVAEGLLPVKTMLGFYIGGMGHATRNFHADLMARMGYEEEARHIQELFLAGRREEAVLAVPDAFADEISLVGPRERVAERLESWRKGPVTDLLVVAPDRTTLRVLAELNS; this comes from the coding sequence ATGCGGCTCGGTCTGGCGCTCGGCTACTGGGGCCGCGGCCCCTCCCCCGACCACGTGGAGCTGGCGCGCGAGGCGGAACGGCTCGGTTACGACTCCGTGTGGACGGCGGAGTCCTGGGGCTCGGACGCCTTCACCCCCCTCACCTGGATCGCCGCCCGCACGTCGACGATCGAACTGGGCACGGCGGTCGCGCAGATGGCGGCCCGCTCCCCCACCACCACCGCGATGCACGCCCTGACCCTGGACCATCTCTCCGGCGGCCGGATGACGCTCGGGCTCGGCCTGTCCGGCCCCCAGGTGGTGGAGGGCTGGTACGGCCGGCCGTTCCCCAAGTCCCCCCTGACCGCGACCCGGGAGTACGTGGACGTGGTGCGCCAGGTGCTGCGCCGCCGGGCGCCGGTGGAACTGGACGGCCGCTTCCACTCCCACCCCTATCGCGGCCCGGACGCGACCGGCCTCGGCAGACCGCTCAGGTCCATCACCCACCCCCTGCGCCCCGACCTTCCGGTGCTGCTGGGCGCGGAGGGTCCGCGCAACGTCGCCCAGACGATCCGTATCGCCGACGGCTGGCTGCCGCTGTACTGGTCGCCGAACCGGCCGGACGCGTACGGCCCGGCGGTGGCCGAGCTGCCCGAGGGCTTCCGGGTCGCACCCCTCGCCCAGGCACGGATCTGTGACGACGTCGCCGAGGGCCTGCTCCCCGTGAAGACCATGCTCGGCTTCTACATCGGCGGCATGGGCCACGCCACCCGCAACTTCCACGCCGACCTGATGGCCCGCATGGGATACGAGGAGGAGGCCCGGCACATCCAGGAACTCTTCCTGGCCGGGCGGCGCGAGGAGGCGGTGCTGGCCGTCCCGGACGCCTTCGCCGACGAGATCTCCCTGGTCGGACCGCGTGAACGCGTCGCCGAACGGCTGGAGTCCTGGCGCAAGGGGCCGGTGACGGACCTGCTGGTCGTCGCCCCGGACCGGACGACCCTTCGGGTGCTGGCGGAGCTCAACTCATAG
- a CDS encoding prenyltransferase/squalene oxidase repeat-containing protein, translating to MTTPRTEHLVLPGVLTAEQAAATVTGILAMQREDGAIPWFRGHHLDPWDHTEAAMALDAAGEHEAAERAYTWLARHQNDDGSWFAAYADGAFDDVTDRGRETNFVAYIAVGVWHHYLSTGDDTFLDRMWPAVYAAVEYVLRLQQPGGQIGWRREDDGTPTADALLTGSSSIHQALRCALAIAEQREEPQPDWELAVGALRHAIRRHPERFLDKDRYSMDWYYPVLGGALTGTEAKSRIEAEWERFVVPGLGVRCVVPNPWVTGGESAELALALWAMGESDRALEILQSIQHLRDAESGLYWTGFVFEDEAIWPRELTTWTAGSLLLAVAALGGHEATCAVFGGEQLPSGLSGLEADCCA from the coding sequence GTGACCACCCCCCGGACAGAACACCTCGTCCTGCCCGGGGTCCTCACCGCCGAGCAGGCCGCCGCGACCGTCACCGGCATCCTCGCCATGCAGCGTGAGGACGGCGCGATCCCGTGGTTCCGTGGCCACCACCTCGACCCGTGGGACCACACCGAGGCCGCGATGGCGCTGGACGCGGCGGGCGAACACGAGGCCGCCGAGCGGGCGTACACCTGGCTGGCCCGGCACCAGAACGACGACGGTTCCTGGTTCGCGGCGTACGCGGACGGCGCCTTCGACGACGTCACCGACCGAGGGCGCGAGACGAACTTCGTCGCCTACATCGCCGTGGGCGTCTGGCACCACTACCTGTCCACCGGTGACGACACCTTCCTGGACCGCATGTGGCCGGCCGTCTACGCGGCCGTCGAGTACGTGCTGCGGCTCCAGCAGCCCGGCGGTCAGATCGGCTGGCGGCGCGAGGACGACGGCACCCCGACCGCCGACGCGCTGCTCACCGGCTCCTCCTCCATCCACCAGGCGCTGCGCTGCGCGCTGGCGATCGCCGAGCAGCGCGAAGAGCCGCAGCCCGACTGGGAGTTGGCGGTGGGTGCGCTGCGGCACGCCATCCGGCGGCACCCCGAGCGGTTCCTCGACAAGGACCGCTACTCGATGGACTGGTACTACCCGGTGCTGGGCGGCGCGTTGACCGGCACGGAGGCCAAGTCCCGGATCGAGGCCGAGTGGGAGCGGTTCGTGGTCCCGGGTCTTGGCGTGCGCTGTGTCGTCCCCAACCCGTGGGTGACGGGCGGCGAGTCGGCCGAACTCGCCCTCGCGCTGTGGGCGATGGGCGAATCCGACCGGGCGCTGGAGATCCTTCAGTCGATCCAGCATCTGCGCGACGCGGAGTCGGGACTGTACTGGACGGGATTCGTGTTCGAGGACGAGGCGATCTGGCCCCGGGAGCTGACCACCTGGACCGCGGGGTCGCTGCTGCTCGCCGTGGCGGCCCTCGGTGGTCACGAGGCCACCTGCGCCGTGTTCGGAGGGGAGCAGCTGCCGTCCGGGCTGTCCGGGCTCGAGGCGGACTGCTGCGCCTGA
- a CDS encoding class I SAM-dependent methyltransferase has product MLTVDFSRFPLAPGDRVLDLGCGAGRHAFECYRRGAQVVALDQNAEEIREVAKWFAAMKEAGEAPEGATATAMEGDALALPFPDESFDVVIISEVMEHIPDDKGVLAEMVRVLKPGGRIAITVPRYGPEKVCWTLSDAYHEVEGGHIRIYRADELLTKIREAGLKPYGTHHAHALHSPYWWLKCAFGVDNDKALPVRAYHKLLVWDIMKKPLATRVAEQALNPLIGKSFVAYATKPHLPRLSEQAEKTEQAEQAEKIKKTEKTGADAK; this is encoded by the coding sequence GTGCTGACCGTCGACTTCTCCCGGTTCCCGCTCGCCCCGGGCGACCGAGTCCTGGACCTGGGCTGCGGTGCCGGCCGGCACGCCTTCGAGTGTTACCGGCGTGGCGCGCAGGTCGTGGCCCTCGACCAGAACGCCGAGGAGATCCGCGAGGTCGCCAAGTGGTTCGCGGCGATGAAGGAGGCCGGCGAGGCCCCCGAGGGCGCCACCGCTACGGCCATGGAGGGCGACGCCCTCGCCCTGCCCTTCCCCGACGAGTCCTTCGACGTCGTGATCATCTCCGAGGTCATGGAGCACATCCCGGACGACAAGGGCGTCCTCGCGGAGATGGTGCGGGTGCTCAAGCCGGGCGGCCGGATCGCCATCACCGTCCCGCGCTACGGCCCCGAGAAGGTCTGCTGGACGCTCTCCGACGCCTACCACGAGGTCGAGGGCGGCCACATCCGCATCTACCGGGCGGACGAGCTGCTCACGAAGATCCGCGAGGCGGGCCTGAAGCCGTACGGCACCCACCACGCCCACGCGCTGCACTCGCCGTACTGGTGGCTGAAGTGCGCCTTCGGCGTCGACAACGACAAGGCGCTGCCGGTGCGGGCGTATCACAAGCTGCTGGTCTGGGACATCATGAAGAAACCCCTCGCCACCCGGGTCGCCGAGCAGGCGCTGAACCCGCTCATCGGCAAGAGCTTCGTGGCGTACGCGACCAAGCCGCACCTGCCGCGACTCTCCGAGCAGGCAGAGAAGACCGAACAGGCCGAACAGGCCGAGAAGATCAAGAAGACCGAGAAGACCGGGGCGGACGCCAAGTGA
- a CDS encoding glycosyltransferase family 4 protein, which produces MTAEASQAGPRHELAADGGRSLDIALLTYKGNPFCGGQGVYVRHLSRELARLGHRVEVIGSQPYPVLDPGHDDRLTLTELPSLDLYRQPDPFRTPKRDEYRDWVDALEVATMWTGGFPEPLTFSLRARRHLRARSGEFDIVHDNQTLGYGLLGDIGAPLVTTIHHPITVDRQLELDAAEGWRRRASVRRWYAFTRMQKRVARRLPSVLTVSGTSRQEIIDHLGVRDDRIHVVHIGADTDLFSPNPAVAVVPGRIVTTSSADVPLKGLVFLVEALAKVRTEHPHAHLVVVGKRPQEGPVAQAIERYGLEGAVEFVKGISDAELVDLVRSAEVACVPSLYEGFSLPAAEAMATGTPLLATTGGAIPEVAGRDGETCLAVPPGDSGALATGLGRLLGAPELRARLGAAGRQRVLERFTWARAAEGTVARYREAIADGGRPRVAEASAAAAAPEAVESVGAGAGADIDAVSEASDRDRESRATC; this is translated from the coding sequence GTGACCGCTGAGGCCAGTCAGGCAGGGCCCCGGCACGAGCTCGCCGCCGACGGCGGGAGATCGCTCGACATCGCTCTCCTCACCTATAAGGGGAACCCGTTCTGCGGGGGCCAGGGTGTCTACGTACGGCATCTCTCGCGTGAGCTCGCCCGTCTCGGTCACCGCGTCGAGGTGATCGGCTCCCAGCCCTATCCGGTGCTGGACCCGGGCCACGACGACCGGCTCACCCTCACCGAGCTGCCCAGCCTCGACCTCTACCGTCAGCCGGATCCTTTCCGCACCCCGAAGCGCGACGAGTACCGCGACTGGGTCGACGCCCTCGAGGTCGCCACGATGTGGACCGGCGGCTTCCCCGAGCCGCTGACCTTCTCGCTGCGGGCCCGCCGCCATCTCCGCGCGCGCAGCGGTGAGTTCGACATCGTGCACGACAACCAGACCCTGGGATACGGGCTGCTGGGGGACATCGGCGCGCCCCTCGTCACCACCATCCACCACCCCATCACCGTCGACCGGCAGTTGGAGCTGGACGCCGCCGAGGGGTGGCGGCGCCGGGCCTCCGTGCGCCGCTGGTACGCGTTCACCCGGATGCAGAAGCGGGTCGCGCGCCGGCTGCCGTCCGTGCTCACCGTCTCCGGCACCTCCCGCCAGGAGATCATCGACCACCTCGGCGTCCGCGACGACCGCATCCACGTCGTCCACATCGGCGCCGACACCGACCTGTTCTCGCCGAACCCCGCGGTGGCCGTCGTACCGGGCCGGATCGTGACGACGTCCAGCGCGGACGTCCCGCTCAAGGGACTGGTCTTCCTCGTCGAGGCGCTGGCAAAGGTGCGCACCGAGCACCCGCACGCCCATCTCGTCGTCGTCGGTAAGCGCCCGCAGGAGGGGCCGGTCGCGCAGGCGATCGAGCGGTACGGCCTCGAAGGCGCCGTCGAGTTCGTCAAGGGCATCTCCGACGCCGAACTGGTCGACCTGGTCCGCTCGGCGGAGGTCGCCTGCGTGCCGTCGCTGTACGAGGGCTTCTCCCTGCCGGCCGCCGAGGCCATGGCCACGGGCACCCCGCTGCTCGCCACGACCGGCGGGGCGATCCCCGAGGTCGCCGGGCGCGACGGCGAGACCTGCCTGGCCGTGCCGCCGGGCGACTCCGGTGCGCTGGCCACGGGTCTCGGACGGCTGCTGGGCGCCCCGGAGCTGCGGGCCCGGCTCGGTGCGGCCGGACGGCAACGGGTGCTCGAGAGGTTCACCTGGGCGCGGGCCGCCGAGGGGACCGTGGCCCGGTACCGCGAGGCGATAGCCGACGGCGGTCGCCCACGGGTCGCCGAGGCTTCCGCGGCTGCCGCCGCCCCCGAAGCCGTCGAGTCCGTCGGTGCCGGGGCCGGTGCCGACATCGACGCCGTATCCGAAGCATCCGATCGCGATCGCGAAAGCAGGGCCACGTGCTGA
- a CDS encoding TetR family transcriptional regulator, which produces MSAEASTQHPAHSPLTQRQEERRRRILHASAQLASRGGFDAVQMREVAESSQVALGTLYRYFPSKVHLLVATMQDQLDHMHGTLRKKPPTGERAADRVAETLMRAFRALQREPHLADAMVRALTFADRSVSPEVDQVSRQTTAIILDSMGLTDPTPEQLSAVRVIEHTWHSALITWLSGRASIAQVRIDIETVCRLIDVTDPRTHE; this is translated from the coding sequence ATGTCTGCGGAAGCCAGCACTCAGCACCCTGCCCACTCCCCGCTCACCCAGCGGCAGGAGGAGCGTCGGCGCCGCATCCTGCACGCGAGCGCGCAGTTGGCCAGCCGGGGCGGGTTCGACGCGGTGCAGATGCGGGAGGTCGCGGAGTCCTCACAGGTCGCCCTGGGCACGCTCTACCGCTACTTCCCCTCCAAGGTGCACCTGCTGGTCGCCACGATGCAGGACCAGCTGGATCACATGCACGGCACGCTGCGGAAGAAGCCCCCGACGGGCGAGCGGGCGGCGGACCGCGTCGCGGAGACCCTGATGCGCGCCTTCCGCGCCCTCCAGCGCGAGCCGCACCTGGCGGACGCGATGGTCCGCGCGCTCACCTTCGCCGACCGCAGCGTCTCACCGGAGGTCGACCAGGTCTCCCGTCAGACGACGGCGATCATCCTCGACTCGATGGGCCTGACCGATCCCACCCCGGAGCAGCTCTCGGCGGTCCGCGTCATCGAGCACACCTGGCACTCGGCGCTCATCACCTGGCTGTCGGGGCGCGCGTCCATCGCCCAGGTGCGGATCGACATCGAGACGGTGTGCCGACTGATCGACGTGACGGACCCCCGGACCCACGAGTAG
- a CDS encoding ferredoxin → MEVPPARADSGVGAGDRWRVEVDRSLCIGSAQCIHHAPDGFRLDTARQSHPVEPDMDANERVLAAAESCPVEAIMITLVGSGEAVFPPEE, encoded by the coding sequence GTGGAGGTACCTCCCGCGCGAGCCGATTCGGGCGTGGGGGCGGGGGACCGGTGGCGCGTCGAGGTGGACCGGTCCCTGTGCATCGGATCCGCCCAGTGCATCCACCACGCGCCCGACGGCTTCCGGCTCGACACCGCGCGCCAGTCCCATCCGGTCGAGCCGGACATGGACGCCAACGAGCGGGTGCTGGCGGCGGCGGAGAGCTGCCCGGTGGAGGCGATCATGATCACGCTGGTGGGCAGCGGTGAGGCGGTGTTCCCGCCGGAGGAGTGA
- a CDS encoding aldehyde dehydrogenase, protein MAELVEHGQLFIGGELTDPLGKDVIEVVSPHTEEVIGRVPHASAADVDRAVAAARRAFDEGPWPRLSLDERIAVVTRIKDGIALRHEEIARVISSENGSPYSWSVLAQALGAMMVWDAAITVARGFTYEERRDGVLGKILVRREPVGVVAAVVPWNVPQFVAAAKLAPALLTGCTVVLKPSPESPLDAYLLAEIAREAGLPEGVLSILPADREVSEYLVGHPGVDKVSFTGSVAAGKRVMEVASRNLTRVTLELGGKSAAVVLPDADIATSVPGIVSAAWMNNGQACVAQTRILLPRSRYDEFADAFAAAAAALVVGDPLDPATQVGPLVARRQQRRNLDYIRIGQEEGAKILTGGGRPAGLDRGWYVEPTLFGDVDNSMRIAREEIFGPVICLLPYGDESEALRIANDSDYGLSGSVWTADVEHGIEVARQVRTGTYSVNTFSLDMLGPFGGYKNSGLGREFGPEGFGEYLEHKMIHLPAGWEG, encoded by the coding sequence ATGGCCGAGCTCGTGGAACACGGACAGCTGTTCATCGGCGGGGAACTGACCGACCCCCTGGGCAAGGACGTCATCGAGGTCGTCTCGCCGCACACCGAGGAGGTCATCGGGCGGGTGCCGCACGCGTCGGCCGCCGACGTGGACCGGGCGGTCGCCGCGGCGCGGCGGGCCTTCGACGAGGGGCCCTGGCCCCGGTTGTCGCTCGACGAGCGGATCGCCGTCGTCACCCGCATCAAGGACGGCATCGCGCTGCGGCACGAGGAGATCGCCCGGGTGATCTCCTCCGAGAACGGCTCGCCGTACTCCTGGAGCGTCCTCGCGCAGGCCCTCGGCGCGATGATGGTGTGGGACGCGGCGATCACCGTCGCGCGCGGCTTCACCTACGAGGAGCGGCGCGACGGCGTGCTCGGGAAGATCCTTGTGCGGCGCGAGCCCGTGGGGGTGGTCGCGGCCGTCGTCCCCTGGAACGTCCCGCAGTTCGTCGCCGCCGCCAAGCTCGCGCCCGCGCTGCTCACCGGCTGCACGGTGGTGCTGAAGCCGTCGCCGGAGTCGCCGCTGGACGCGTATCTGCTGGCCGAGATCGCGCGGGAGGCGGGGCTGCCGGAGGGCGTGCTGTCGATCCTGCCGGCGGATCGCGAGGTCAGCGAGTACCTGGTCGGGCATCCGGGCGTCGACAAGGTGTCGTTCACCGGGTCGGTCGCGGCCGGCAAGCGGGTCATGGAGGTGGCGTCCAGGAACCTGACGCGCGTGACCCTGGAACTCGGCGGCAAGTCGGCGGCGGTCGTCCTGCCGGACGCGGACATCGCCACGTCCGTCCCCGGGATCGTCTCGGCCGCCTGGATGAACAACGGGCAGGCCTGTGTGGCCCAGACCCGCATCCTCCTGCCGCGCTCGCGCTACGACGAGTTCGCGGACGCCTTCGCCGCCGCGGCGGCCGCGCTGGTCGTCGGCGACCCGCTGGACCCGGCGACCCAGGTCGGCCCGCTGGTGGCGCGGCGCCAGCAGCGCCGGAACCTCGACTACATCCGGATCGGGCAGGAGGAGGGCGCGAAGATCCTCACGGGCGGCGGACGTCCGGCGGGCCTGGACCGCGGCTGGTACGTGGAGCCGACCCTGTTCGGCGACGTCGACAACTCCATGCGGATCGCCCGCGAGGAGATCTTCGGGCCGGTGATCTGCCTGCTGCCCTACGGCGACGAGTCCGAGGCGCTGAGGATCGCGAACGACTCCGACTACGGGCTCAGCGGCAGCGTGTGGACGGCGGACGTCGAGCACGGCATCGAGGTCGCGCGGCAGGTCCGTACCGGGACGTACTCGGTGAACACCTTCAGCCTCGACATGCTCGGCCCGTTCGGCGGCTACAAGAACTCCGGGCTGGGGCGGGAGTTCGGGCCCGAGGGATTCGGCGAGTACCTCGAGCACAAGATGATCCACCTGCCGGCGGGGTGGGAAGGGTGA
- a CDS encoding tyrosine-type recombinase/integrase — protein sequence MDVQLVQPARVDERHFPVDEVDPLSGVLHVTQQVKIVDRKLVFAPPKNGKLRDVPLPDSVASALAEHMTAFPPAEVTLPWMRPDGEPVTRLLYFTGAEGGAVWRNAFNAHAWKPALAAAGVIPKPGPGERYKESREDGMHALRHFYASVLLDSGESIKALSAYLGHADAGFTLRTYTHLMPSSETRTRKAVDEMYRRARRPPTAP from the coding sequence GTGGATGTTCAGCTCGTCCAGCCTGCTCGGGTCGACGAACGCCACTTCCCCGTCGACGAGGTGGATCCGCTGTCCGGCGTCCTGCACGTCACCCAGCAGGTCAAGATCGTGGATCGGAAGCTGGTCTTCGCCCCGCCGAAGAACGGCAAGCTCCGTGACGTGCCGCTGCCGGACTCGGTCGCCTCCGCGCTCGCCGAGCACATGACGGCCTTCCCGCCGGCCGAAGTCACGTTGCCCTGGATGCGCCCCGACGGAGAGCCGGTGACCAGGCTCCTGTATTTCACGGGTGCTGAGGGTGGGGCAGTCTGGCGCAACGCCTTCAACGCACACGCCTGGAAGCCTGCGCTCGCTGCGGCGGGAGTGATCCCCAAGCCCGGACCGGGGGAGAGGTACAAGGAGTCCCGCGAAGACGGCATGCACGCGCTACGGCACTTCTACGCCTCGGTGCTCCTCGACTCCGGGGAGAGCATCAAGGCCCTGAGCGCCTACCTCGGCCACGCCGACGCCGGGTTCACGCTGCGCACCTACACCCACCTCATGCCGAGCAGCGAGACGCGTACGCGGAAGGCCGTCGACGAGATGTACCGGAGGGCCCGCAGGCCCCCGACGGCCCCCTGA
- a CDS encoding HDIG domain-containing metalloprotein codes for MPSALDTPQGAAELAESLLPPLGNRWLHTQAVAARAQELAGAVSEADRDLLVAAAWLHDIGYAPELRDTGFHPIDGARHLETLGAPARLVRLVAHHSGAVYEAEQRGLTAELAVY; via the coding sequence ATGCCTTCTGCACTGGACACGCCCCAAGGGGCTGCGGAGCTCGCCGAGTCCCTGCTGCCCCCGCTGGGGAACCGCTGGCTGCACACCCAGGCCGTGGCCGCTCGGGCGCAAGAGCTTGCCGGGGCTGTGTCTGAGGCTGATCGGGATCTCCTCGTCGCCGCCGCGTGGCTGCACGACATCGGTTACGCCCCCGAGCTGCGGGACACCGGATTCCACCCCATCGACGGCGCGCGTCACCTGGAAACGCTGGGTGCGCCTGCGCGTCTCGTACGGCTGGTCGCCCATCACTCCGGGGCCGTCTACGAGGCAGAGCAACGCGGCCTCACGGCGGAGCTGGCCGTCTACTAG